The genomic stretch TGCACCACTCAGTGCGCGCCAGATTGCGGCGCCTCCCAGCGCGCGCGGCCAGCCCACCATCAGGACCGATTGCAGCAACAATTCGTCCACCCACTCCGCAGGTGTTTCCGCCTCCCGAACGCTCTCCACCTGCCCTGCGAGGGATTGCTCGTCACCATGGGCGATGGCGGCCGCGAGGCCGATCAGTGCCGCGGTCGCCGCGTCGAGCGCCGGCGTATCAGACACGCTGCAGCGCTCCGCGCACTTCATAGCGACCGGTGACCGCGCCGCGCGTGTTGCGAATCTCGGGCGCTCGCCAACGCTCCAACGGCGCAAAATCCCACGAGCGCCCGCCGCCAAAAACCCCCACGACCTGTTCGAGGACCGCGACCAGCGCGAGCGGGGCCGATCGACTGTCGCCGTCTTCCACCTTGACGGCAATGCCCAGGCCCAACTCGGGAAGCGCTGCGCTGTAGACACCTTCGGCGCCAGTCTTGGCCATCACCCGGAGCGGCCAGGCTTCCATCAGCGTGGTATCGAGGCGTTCCGCGCCAGCGACCACATACGGCTCGTGCATCATCGCATCGCGAATGAGGACCGCTGCCGCGTCGCCGGCGATGGCAAGCTGCGCATAGGCGCGAGCCATGCCGCGCAGACTGAGCGCCACCGCAGCGGCGGTGCAGCCGTCGACTCCCCAGACAAGTTCATCGGTGGGCAAGGCCGACCATTCCGCTACGGTCGTCGCGACGCGCTGCTGCACCGGATGGGGAAAGGCCTCGTATCCGGCGGTCGGCCATTGATGCAAACGAGCCAGACCCAGCAGCGCGGCATGGTTGCCGGAACAGTTGCTCCAGAGTGGCGTGGCCTGGACCTCGTCACGGATCATCGTGTCCGCCAACGCCGGCCAGAGCGAGGGATGACCACCGCAGGCCAGGTCCGTCTCGCTGAGCCCGACTGCGGTAAGCCAGCGTGCCGCGATGGTGCGATGCATCGGCTCGGCGTTGTGAGAGCTGCAGGCGAGGGCCAGCATCTCGCGGTCGATACCAAAGCGCTCGACGCCGCCATCGGCCACCAGCGGATAGAGCTGGAATGGCTTGGACGCGGAGCGCCAGTACGTCACCAGATCGGGATTGCCAGCGCGAGCAAGGAGATGGCCATCGGCCGTCACGACCGCAGCCGAGACGTGGTGGATCGATTCGACCAACGGATCGCGGACCACCGCGATGGAGAGTTCAGCCATGCA from Gemmatimonadales bacterium encodes the following:
- a CDS encoding carboxymuconolactone decarboxylase family protein: MSDTPALDAATAALIGLAAAIAHGDEQSLAGQVESVREAETPAEWVDELLLQSVLMVGWPRALGGAAIWRALSGA
- a CDS encoding asparaginase, translated to MAELSIAVVRDPLVESIHHVSAAVVTADGHLLARAGNPDLVTYWRSASKPFQLYPLVADGGVERFGIDREMLALACSSHNAEPMHRTIAARWLTAVGLSETDLACGGHPSLWPALADTMIRDEVQATPLWSNCSGNHAALLGLARLHQWPTAGYEAFPHPVQQRVATTVAEWSALPTDELVWGVDGCTAAAVALSLRGMARAYAQLAIAGDAAAVLIRDAMMHEPYVVAGAERLDTTLMEAWPLRVMAKTGAEGVYSAALPELGLGIAVKVEDGDSRSAPLALVAVLEQVVGVFGGGRSWDFAPLERWRAPEIRNTRGAVTGRYEVRGALQRV